Genomic window (Syngnathus scovelli strain Florida chromosome 14, RoL_Ssco_1.2, whole genome shotgun sequence):
cataatgttgataATTTGTGGTCTGCAGCTCTTTGTGTGATGTGTTCCTTATAATCCCTGAAGTTGAACACAGTCTTTGTTTGAATTTCTAAGCAACAGACCTGATCAGCAGATATTGATCGCTTCTAATGTCATAATTTGCCAATCGATCTATGACGTCTTTTCAGCCAAGTCACTGTAAGAATTACCATGATCATCTGTGGGTTTCCAGCAACCTGTTTTCCTTCAATGTGAGTGAAAAACAAAGCGCTAAAAGCTTCAGTAATTATACGGACCAGTATGACGAGACAACCGCAGTAAAGAAAAGCTGGAAGAGAAAAAGATAAACCTGTTCTGCTTTTTTATCTCTTAGCAACAAAGTGTTACTTGACAATCAGTCCCCACCTCCTTATAATTGTTGTGACATTTATGATCAAAACGCTGTGTATCATTTTCATTGACAATAAGACAtttattattgaactttttggATAAAGGATGGATTATTGAGAAGTGTTGCATCAGCATGCAGCAGAGATTGCACAGTCACTGGCTTAACCTGGAAGCAGAAAAGTGTACTGCTGCCGTATAACTATCAATACATCAGTGACTTGCCTATTTTCCAGTGAATGATGACGAGAGTGTGACAAAGCTAAAATCTGTTGGCTTGGTTCCCGTTGTCCCACAGAGGTCCAGGAGACAAACTCATCTCTTATCAGTGTGTGTTGGGATCATTGCCCTGGACTTTTACGATCACCATGCAATGCAATGAATGTACTGGTAAAATTCCACCATCGGAAattttcatttgtgtgtgtaagtgtaaaaaaaagcaataatgttttttttaaggacgTTATATAAAAACTGGTtattaagtcaagtcaaatttatttatatagctctTAATCACAATTATGATGGCTGTTGTTCAACTCCAGTCTTGTAGGTGGCGCTAATGTGAGAATATTTTGTttcttatatttttgtttttcacattGAGTTAACTATAAAAATATAAACTGACAAATTAGCCTTTGATTTTGATGGAGGTCATCGTTTATTGAGCCCACTCACCCAATTTCCCAAATTCCTGTTTGACATCGTGTAGTAGCACCATCTATTGGTGGATAGTTGATACTGCAAGACTTTCCTTGTTGGGGCACATCTAGTCATGTGTCGCTGCAGCGATTATATATTTTGCATAGTTTTTACACCGGATGTCCTTTATGATGCATGCATGCAAAGAATGTGAAAATGAACTCAGCAGGGAGCCAATGAAGTGAGACCAAAATTGGAAAAAGTGAGGGCAGACGAAGCAATTAGCAATTAGCATCTCTCCGCAGAGGAGTGTCTGTAAATTGGCACACAGTCGTCGGAGGAGGGAACAGCAAACTGCTGAGCACTGTCTTCATATTATGCCCGCTTTCTGTGATGCTTTGCGGACGCCTCATTCTGCTCAACCGCTCGCCGTGCAGTAATTGATTTCGTGTCACTTTCCTGAATTTAGGGCGCTGACCCTTGGTCAGAGGAGATGGAAGACTTTTAATTCATTGCAGGCTTCTGAGCTAGGTGTGGTGAAACAATGATTGAAGGGAAGTGGCCGTGGAGAATGTAAGATTTGAAGGGAGacagaaaggctgctgtcattgGCGGTAATTAGTCGAGCGTGCTAATcaaaggcgtttgtttttgttctgctcTTCAATGTCATGAACATCAAGCAGCGTtaccttttttaaaaattctaATTTCTAACATCAATGTTGAGTGGTGCAGTACAGAATAGTGTTAATTGTTCACAGTGAGTTGTTGTCTACTGTCACAAAAACATCTAAGATGTGCTTTTTCTGGCCAGTTAGAGTCAAAAAGATGCGTGCCGCTGCAAGCCCTTAGGTCACGGCTGTCGCTCCGTGTCATTTGCAGCAGCCTGTTCAGTGTCTTCGCTCTGTCACTGTTTATAACCGCCAAAGGGACGTGGACAGATTTGGGCTCAATATGCACATCCTCCAAGATGGCAGAGTGGCTGTAGGTCATTCTCACACGAAAATAAATCACGGCAGTGTATAGGTGCATTCGGCTGGATTGGAATTGCTAATGTCTTCTCGTTGTTAGCATAGCCTAGCCTCAAATAGCGAGTTTGTAACTCCAAAACAGGCCAACATTTATAGAGTAGATGAAAAGTGTCAACATCTGCTCCAACTGATAAGTTCATCACATTTCTTATCACTTTCCTGAAGCACCAGAAACACTTTGAACAACTTTATGATCTGTAAACACAATTTGATATCTAAACCACACAGGTTCTCACTTATGTTAGGTTGGTATATATTTTCCTACTTTGGGGACTTGTCTTTCTATAAATGCAACTTCTCCATTGTAGCTGCAAAACAGCCAATTCTGGATTGTATAACCAGATTATTTGTTGCATAAGAGATTCCATTGGGATGCTGGCAAACAGGGTGTCACATGACACCCATGAACAGTCAGGGGACCCGAGATGGTGGTTTAACTGGTGGACGCCAGACACATACAGAGGTCACTGCCTAGTCCAAATGTCACATTAGGATACTCTGCATCAAAGAGGCGCAGATTAAGCCATCATTCCAGATGGCTGGATCGCTCTTGAGTTAATCGACTGAGATAAGTCTAGTTGTCTGATGTAGATCCAAATCTTCATCGTGCCGATAAGAATAGATCTGAACGGTAGTGATATTCCCGAGTACTCTATAGTTAGAAAAAACAAATGCGGATCAGGCAACAGCTGTGAGGCAATCATGACGTTACATTCGAATAAAAACTACGCTATTTAGTTTGTGTCTATAGCCCCATTGGCTCACTTTTGCTTTCAACACGGAATCCTAAATAATACATGAGTTGATGAATCAGCGTCCCCTTAAAACATTTGCATTGGATCCTTGGTAGGCAGCCAGAATGCAGCAAAAGGGGATTCAAATAGAATACGGAGGGTGTCTTTTTTCATACCCTTAAGTGGGTTCAATGTGCACACGCCGGTGGCGCCGCATCGATGATATTCAAGTGTCTGGTAGTTCTCATCGGTTGCACGCTTTGAATGGAAATGAAGTGTAGAATTTGAAGACCTTGGAGAGAGcagagatgacaaaaaaatgctGATGTTGCACAGTAGCAAGCACTCAATGTGAGCAGACAACAGCCGTTTAGTAATTTATGTGTCACAAAACAGCAGGAAGTACGCAATTCCCGTGAAGTGCATTGCTTTGAAATTATTTTGGAATCACTGCCGATTGCGTCATCTTCCGAGCAGTCGACTGTGGGAGTATCACAGGCGTATGTCACACCGCAAAAGGATGAGATGAGAGTCTACTGAATCACGTCCTCACTTAACGCAAGGTAGAGCTGTCATTGACGGTGATGATGTAAGTTCTGGAGTCCTTTCAGAACCtatgcggggaaaaaaaaattcatcataAAAGGTGACCCAGAAAAATCTTCTTTGTCCACATTATCACGGATTTACGTCAGTGTGAATCCAGTGTAAATGATGCATACTGTTTCACCAAACTGAACAAGAATGACTTTGTGTTTTGGCAATAGCCAAAATGCGTAGGCAAGAGGGCACAAGCTGCGTCAGTGACTTTCATTATAGTGACATCACTCGAGTGTAACCCACGAAGAATTCCACATGGAATGTAACACAATGAATAGAGTAAAATAATTATTCTGGCATGTGGCTGTTTTATGGAGAAAGTTCAGCATGGTTTACAACTTTGTACTGTCTCAGTGATTATTATTGAAACACAATATTACAAGTCATAGAAATGGTTTACCCTCTCCATTCTTTCCTTTTTAATTCACTTTATTTTATAGATGAAGCAGCTAAATTGTCCAAGTTCCAGTGCATCTTGAACACTGCAGCTTCCTTCGTTCTGCCCATGATGCCGTGCCCCAAGAATGTTCCCTCTTGTATGAGGAATGCAGCTGGAGGAGGTTTTAGAATGACATCTATTTCAaacacctcttttttttttccttcactgcACACTGGCCTATATAGTACTTCAGAAAAAAAGGATCTTTTGACTTGCAACTTCTGCTCTGTGGTCACCATGACATTTGTGTCACAGACCCTCCCGTTGTTATCAAGTGTCATCAACCGAAGCCTGCCTACTGGTAACTAGTGATATAATATTAGGTATGCATCATGACCCAAGCGCAATTATGCCACTTTGAAAATTATTCTCCAAGTCTTGTATGTATTTCTTCTAGCAGTACTGATGCGACAAGCATCCCTGCTGCAGCTCTGTATACCCTCCTCGTTGCTTCTTTCATTATTAATGAGCGTGAGTGAGGCAACAGCGTTGTGTATCATATTCAGGGAGAAGGTCCACAAGGGAGTGGAATAGCAGATCACGCAACAGGAAGAGCATTGCAAACTTGAGGAGGGAAAGCACCTGTGAGAGATTTCTCCCAATTCAGTCATTCTAATATTCCATTTGATGCCATCAAAAACACTTTGACTGCACCGCAGACAAAAAGACAAGCAGTCGTGCTGCCCTTTTAGCGCCTGAGCTGCTGTACTATCATTTGGTTTCTCGCCGTGTGTGTGAGACGATGCGTGTCGGCATGTGGTCGCCATTTTCACATCCATTAACCTTTCCATCTATCTGAGCTCTCCCTTGATTCTGTGTCTGCGTGTGAATAGATTGTCTTTTGTACTCGGAATGTGAGCAGATCTATGTGATACGATATTTCCTTGGAATTACAAGTACatcaaagtgatttttttttttttgcctatctTGTACAATGTGTGTCACTCAACAAATGGACTCTTTGCCTCCACTGTGCTGTTGGTCCCAACTCCTCCAATGCATGCTGGCAGATTATGACACAAATGCGCTACCAGGGTTAGACTCACTAATTACTCCTACTCTTCTGGGAGCTTTCACAGTATTAAAGCAGGCatatcatgcaaaatcaaatttCTTGAGCTCTTAGCCATGTTTAAATGCTAATTCCTCACCAAAACACCccagagtgttttttttcccctccattcaCTCATCTTGaagcattcctgctcatttttcCTCTCTATTCACAAGCCCTGCCTGATCCAAGAAAACGACCTGATTGGTCTTAACATTGTGATGTCACAAAGTGAGGACGTGAGGGTTAGAAAAATAGCTATATagtcatatatacatacacctaTAGTTGACTGTGAAAAGCCTAAAATAGAATACAGCTCCTTTGTCTCCCGCAGTGACAATGAATACAAAATATGTCATTTCCATCGccctaaaaaacaacaaccggaAAATACTTTGACGTGTTGTCTAGGATTTGCACACAAGCTACAAAACAACTATATATAACTCCCATACATCACTTGTATTCATCCTGTGTTCAGACAAAGAATGGAATTACCCGTTAATAGCCAATGCATCATTTGCCAATTAGCATACAGCCCAGTTCTtctgaaaaataaacaaatgtgtCTTTATCTAACACTAGTTATTTATGTCGCAAACCAAGTAACGGTGGTGGAGGCAGACTGCAGCTCTTCTGTCAGAACTCAAATGTGAAGAATTGATGCACTGGATGCTAAATCATAATTTTAATATGTTGGAAAGACCCCAATGGGGGAGATATAATGTAGACGCAAACTGGCTCCCATCCCAAACAGCTTAGGTCAGTAACTCGGTGTGATTCTTTACAGAGGACGGACCCGCAGCTTCTGGCCCAGTTCTACTACGCGGATGATGAGCTGAACCAGGTGGCTGCTGAACTGGACAGCCTCGATGGAAGGAAGGACCCCCAAAGATGTACGCTGCTTGTCAACCAGTTCCGCTCCTGCCAGGTGAGATGGGAAGATGGCGGATGACTTTGGTTAGAAGTCACAACATCACACTACGACATGTTGGCTAGTCCTGTTTCATTCACTACCAAAATAATGttgattcatattttttttttcataatctaGCATCCCTAATTCGTACTACACAAACCACCTGActagactttttcttttttccgacAATCTGTAAATATAGACATGACACTTATCAGCCTTAGTCTAAAAATTGGCATGGTAGTCTTATTGTTACCTTATCTAGGTCAAGTTTCCACATGAAGCACTTTGAGCTGATAACGTGCGATAAGTACAGTTTTGTAAGTGTGTAAGGGAACATACTTGTTTTTGTCAGTCATGTGTTTTGTTAATGAATGTCCAAGAGTGGCTTCTTCAgggacgggggtcccgccggcagcATTTTGTGTTGGCGTTACTGTGCATTGTTTAATCCTGATAGAGGAGATGGTTGGAGTAGTTTTTGTGCAGTCAGATGCTTGGAGGGCAAGGTTGTTTGTGAGTGCCGGATGCCATGCTGAGAAAGCTGCGGGTGGTATTGGGAGGTCGTCATGTGACCTGTTGTGCTTCAGCAACCCTCCCAGCGCCACTGCACACCGGGCTGTGCTTAATAAGGTCACCACTTGACCCCCGACTGTTCTTTTACCTTCTTCCTTCGTCGGTgtgcttatttttgttttgctgcaGCGCTGTTTATATAATTTTGCGTGGTCTTATAAGttacactgattttttttttttcctcaaatgttCTTCCTGAAAGCTTTTGAGGATTAAAATTAGGCAGTGATACCCAACAGCCTGGTGCTCCAATAATAGCGGATGAGCCCACTCGGGCCAACAATTTACATTTGAACCAGGCACTGCAGCTATCGGCTACTATTCGCGGTCCTCTCCGGGGGCCTCTGGCATGCTGCTTATGTTATGTCAGCCTGAGCGCTCTACAATGTTGGTGTGTTTATATTTTGGATGGAATGAATCGGCAAAAGAGGATAAACAGATGGTCCTCGTAGATGGTTATCAGCAGTGTCCCCTGCTAATAGAAGCTTACACATAGACCAACAGCTCCAAACTGTAAAAAGACTCAACGGTCAAGCTTTCCATCTCAATTTCCATCTTTTAATCTTCCTCCTGCGGGCATGCAGAGAAAGACGCAGTGCTGCGCCTGACAAGATTACACTGCACAGTGCCGCCACAGTTGAGTGAAAAGCTCATTGTAAGTCATTGTTATGGCTCTTGTACATGCCAGCGGCACATAAGCTCTTGATTAGCTCTCGTGATGTGTGACACACTATTTTCGCAGCTTGAATTATGGGCCTCATTTTAGTGTTTTTTATTGAACGCCAGCGACCCTAATGGTGTAATACTCTCCTCAAAGTGCCTTCATTTACTTCCTAATCAATGATCaccaatgggggaaaaaaaaggtgtcATTAGCACTCATGTTTGCTTCATTGTGCTTTTGTGACGGCGTGACTCTGCAGGACAATGTGCTGAACATCATCAATCAGATTATGGAAGAATGTATTCCCTGTGACCGAGCCAACAGAGACTTCTGTGTCAAGTTCCCCGAGGAGATTCGTCATGACAACTTGGCGGGGCAGCTCTGGTTTGGAGCAGAGGTATACACTAATTCCCTCAGCATCAGTCTGGAGGAAAAACAAGTCTCCGTCCATCAAGACtgtaaaatgattttgaaagatatccCCGCTTTTGTGTAGTGTTTAGCTGCAGGTTCCATCATCATGAACAGGGAGATAGAAAGTATCGCAATGAGACCCTTGGCAAAGGACCTAACTCGAAGCCTGGAGGAGGTCCGCAACATCACCCGAGACCAAGCCCTGCGAGACCTCAATTTCTACACGGACCGCATGAAGGATGCACTGCGACATTTCGACAGCCTTTTTGCTGAGTTTGAACTCAGGTAAATTAGGTGCAGACCTTCTTGGCGAGCATAGCGCAAATAATTATTCACATTGCCCAACAACAAACTCAACTGCAAATGTCATCGTTTCCCTTTCTTGCATTGCAGCTATGTGTCAGCCATGGTGCCTGTCAAGTCTCCCAAAGAATACTACGTCCAGCAGGAGGTGATTGTTCTCTTCTGTGAGACGGTGGAAAGGTGAATTACCCAAGCAGTGGTTGATGCAACACTTTGAGAAGAACAAAgcactgatcttttttttttttcttcttctgtcccAGGGCGCTCAGTTTGGGCTACCTCACTCAAGACATGATTGATGACTATGAGCCTGCGTTGATGTTTACAATTCCCAGACTAGCCATTGTATGGTAAGTGTTGCCCGTCCTCACCAGTCTTCTCCTCCCTTTCACTCCTCATAAAGGATCTTGAATCTGTTTTTAGTGGGTTGGTCGTGTACTCAGAGGGACCTCTCGACCTTGACCGAAAAGCAGAGGACATGTCTGAGCTCTTTCGCCCTTTTCGTACTTTGCTGAAGAAAATCAGGTACAGTCAGAGTGCCATCATATCTTTTGGTTCTTTACCACCTAAAACATGGTGTAATGATGTTTTCTCACCTTTTCAGAGACCTGCTGCAGACTCTGACGGAGGAAGAGTTACTGATGCTGGAGAGGAACCTCTGTATCTCTCAGGATGGCGAGTTAGCCACTGGCCAGGAGGAGGCCACAAGCAAGACACCAGCACCTAAACAGGAGAACCAGTCCTCCTCCAGCCCTGCTAATGTCACCTCCAACGCGGCTGGTGATGAGGAGCAAAAGCATTTGTCTCTGTTTGTTTGTCCCAGCCATGAGGAGGAGTTGGCAGAAGTGGAAAAAGGCTGGGAGGAGGtggaatccaagaaaggggaGCAGGCAGAAGACTTGCAGTGTGAGGAAGCAGAAGAGGCTGAACTTGCTTGTTCCATGCAATATGATGAGGAAGAACTGGAGCAGCTCAACATGATGGTGTACCGAGTTGGAGACGAGATGTCAACTCTGCTGTCACCTCCGAGCCAGGGCCAGTCCCCGGCTCGCCGTCCCAATAAAGGCGAGGTGGGAGGAGCCAGCGGGCCTTCCAGCACTGAGGTCTCCCCTCTCAGGTTACAGAGGGGCCGAGGAAAAACGGGTATCTATTTAGAAGAAGAAGACAGAGTCTTCTTCATGGAAGATCTGGACCCATCAGGAGACGGTGTTCCCAGCATCTCCAGAGAAGTCCGTAGTTGTGTCGCCTCGCCTTCTAAAACCCAAAAATCCGCTCATCCGTTGCAACGTAGTCCGGGTGTGCGGTCGGACGCCGTTTGCAACGGTTGGCTCCCTGAAGGACCTTCAGAGCAGCCGTGTCTCCAACCACGCACTAAGTGTCTCAATGCAATGCGCGCCGCATCGCGCACATCTGCTCCCAGCTCCGAAGCGCTGCCTTACACCAACGGCTGGGAGATGGGCTTAGAGGGCACCGTGAATGAAACCGCAGAGGTCATTGCCCATCGTATGGGCGGCATGAAACTCTCGGCCACGGTCATCTTCAACCCTCGCTCCCCCAGCTTGACGGAGCTGGCGGTTGACAAGATGCTGCGGCCCTCTCCCTCCGAGATTGAACCTTGTGGTCCGCTGGTGGCCACTCACTGCTTGCTTAACTCTTGCGTCTGCTGCGGGAGCTGTGAGGACGCCCGCGAGGATGCCATCACCTCTGAGACCGCAGGCCTCGGCTTAGGCCTCACTCTAAGAACAGATAAGCACTGTAAAACCACAACCCCCGGCGCTGTCATCCAGTCCTCGGCTTGCCGGCTGCCCCCGCGAAGCCGCGATTGCTTCGGCAGAAGAGAACTTTGCCAGCTGTCTCACACTTCAGCTCGCTGCTTGAACCAACCCCTGGAAGAGGAAGGGAGAGCTGAATTATGTGAGAAGAACCTGGTCGTCGAGCCGCTACCGGGACATCGCAATCAGAACTGTGGCAACGACATTGTGGATGAGCCTTCTACATGCGACTCACAGGAGACGACTGAAACGAGGCAACACCCAACTGGAGGTCTGTTGAGGGACAAGGACAAGCAAGGAATTAAGGAATCCAAGAGGGAGAGCAAAGAGGAGAACAGGAAGGGCTCCAGGTAAGTTATCATTTGCATTTATCACTTTTGTTGacttttatttcattgtttACCACCACCATTTGTTAATTTGACATCTTCCTACTAATTTTCAGACTACAATATCTACATTTTCATTTATATTgacgattttttatttatttatttttttttatgactgcaCGTTTGATAGACTTCAATAGCATTTTGGTATTCAACTGACCTTGTGTTTGTCTTTTTATGTTTCCAATATTTCCTCTTTTTTCTGTATTGTTTTTAGTCTTCAAAACTCCCCCGTCAGCTCTGTGTCAGGTAGTGACTGTGAGAGTGTGTCCGTCACCACATGTAGTCTATCCAGCAGTGTTTACACTCCCAGGTAACTATAAGCAGCATCATACGCTAATGGAgtcgttttttttaatattgggcCAAAGCAGTAGATGATGTTTCCTTTCAGTCTTCATTTATGATATTCAGATGTCTTTGGTGTCTTAAATCTCAACATCTTCACTCAATGAAATATGAATGGAAGTTGTGAATTATGTAGGGACAATTGAAGGTACAAACAGCCTCTCCTGCTCTGTCTCCCATTGTTTCCCCGCAGTCCCGTCAGCAGCCTTACTCCCAGCTCAGGCACGTCCGAGGACCTGGACCATGAGGATATCCGGCTAGCTCTACAAGATGCCAAGATAGCTGCCCGAAATAAAATTCGCTCACGCTTCCACAGTAGCAGCGACCTCATTCACCGGCTCTTTGTTTGCATATCGGGTAAGGCCTTGCACAGTGAGTTTATTCGCTTAAGATGTGTACACACACGCAAACTTGATGTTTGATGTATTACTAAGACTAACCTGTATGAGGCAGTGTGGTGCCGCCAGACATCCACACTGCCCCCAAAATGAATATGAAATAGTTGCTCGTTAGTTAATTGAttactgtaaaataaaaattattaaatGTATATTTGAATTAGATTAATAATAGTTTTACAATAAATCaaccaacaaaaaaagaaataaaaatgtattaaatttataaaaaaaatattacatgtatatttgaattaaattaataaaagttTTACAATAAATCAGCCAACAaagaaaattgaaataaaaatttTTAGGAATGAAAATGCTTGCATTTGTGCAACAAATATTATAGGAAAGAATAAAGCAGACTAAACTTTGCCGCTGCATTAGTCAAACACTCAACACACCCATTTGCTCCTCTATTTTTGTCCGGCCGATCTTCCTAATTTGCCTGTTGTTCCATTTCACTTCGTCATCGAGTCTGTGGCTCGGCCCAACTCTATGTTGACCACATAACGATTGGCCATCAAATATTGAACAGTTTTACCATTTACAAATACCATCCTGACTATTTTCCGAGCAGAtcgtgaaaggaaaaaaaaaaaacttctcatCAAACCCACAGGATAATTGCGCAGGATCATCTTTCAGAGACGTCCGAGAATTGGGCCTTTGCTGACTTTGATTACAAGGAAGCGGAAATGTTGCCCGAGGCGTGTACCCTACTTTGACTTTACCTGCCTTCTTCTCATTATTTCAATTTCTTCTTTTGTGGGATGTAGGTGTTGCTGATCAGCTGCAGACAAACTACGCCAGTGACCTTCGCAGCATTCTCAAGACGCTATTTGAGGTTATGGCAACAAACTTTGAGCAGGGAGACAACGAGCAAAAGAAAGGTAAGGATTGCACATGCATTATTTAAATGCAACtttggggaaaagaaaaaaaaatcaattcataCCCAACTTGATCTATTTTCTGTGTTGCCTAGCAGGCCCTGTTCTACGAAGTGCCGTGCTAGAGGACTGCGCTCTCTGTCAGGAGACCATTTCCTCATCAGAATTGGCAGCCAAGGCCCGTGAGGGACAGTTTGAAGGTCAGCACAAACTCCAAGTTGAAATGTCAGCCCGTCCTCTTCGGATGAAGCCATACCGAGGCCCTCTTTGTGGAAATCTGACCGCACGCTAAGTGGCTTGAGCAAACAACTTTTAGCTAGGATTCCAAGTCAATGGTGTTGCAATAACGCAGACAAGAAACCACAATGGTCAGACTCCTCCATACTTAGtggattgaacttttttttgttgtggtgTCCGTTGTAGATCCTCCTGACTGGGTTCCAGATGAAGTATGCAGCTCCTGCATCGCGTGCAAGGCTCCTTTCACCGTCATCCGCAGGAAACATCACTGTCGAAGCTGTGGAAAGGTACGACCCATTCCTCCTCTCAATGTGGTGATCCCACAAAGCCCTAATGTGtgttgcctttgctcctctcagaTCTTCTGCTCTCGCTGCTCCTCCCACTCGGCTCCGTTGCCTCGATACGGCCAGATGAAGCCCGTGAGGGTGTGCACGCACTGCTATATGTTTCACGTCACGCCTTTCTACAGCGACAAGGCCAACATTTGAAAGACGGCGAGAGCAACGACTATGCGACGATGCCTTCACAGT
Coding sequences:
- the zfyve28 gene encoding lateral signaling target protein 2 homolog isoform X1; this encodes MNRFRKWLYKPKRTDPQLLAQFYYADDELNQVAAELDSLDGRKDPQRCTLLVNQFRSCQDNVLNIINQIMEECIPCDRANRDFCVKFPEEIRHDNLAGQLWFGAECLAAGSIIMNREIESIAMRPLAKDLTRSLEEVRNITRDQALRDLNFYTDRMKDALRHFDSLFAEFELSYVSAMVPVKSPKEYYVQQEVIVLFCETVERALSLGYLTQDMIDDYEPALMFTIPRLAIVCGLVVYSEGPLDLDRKAEDMSELFRPFRTLLKKIRDLLQTLTEEELLMLERNLCISQDGELATGQEEATSKTPAPKQENQSSSSPANVTSNAAGDEEQKHLSLFVCPSHEEELAEVEKGWEEVESKKGEQAEDLQCEEAEEAELACSMQYDEEELEQLNMMVYRVGDEMSTLLSPPSQGQSPARRPNKGEVGGASGPSSTEVSPLRLQRGRGKTGIYLEEEDRVFFMEDLDPSGDGVPSISREVRSCVASPSKTQKSAHPLQRSPGVRSDAVCNGWLPEGPSEQPCLQPRTKCLNAMRAASRTSAPSSEALPYTNGWEMGLEGTVNETAEVIAHRMGGMKLSATVIFNPRSPSLTELAVDKMLRPSPSEIEPCGPLVATHCLLNSCVCCGSCEDAREDAITSETAGLGLGLTLRTDKHCKTTTPGAVIQSSACRLPPRSRDCFGRRELCQLSHTSARCLNQPLEEEGRAELCEKNLVVEPLPGHRNQNCGNDIVDEPSTCDSQETTETRQHPTGGLLRDKDKQGIKESKRESKEENRKGSSLQNSPVSSVSGSDCESVSVTTCSLSSSVYTPSPVSSLTPSSGTSEDLDHEDIRLALQDAKIAARNKIRSRFHSSSDLIHRLFVCISGVADQLQTNYASDLRSILKTLFEVMATNFEQGDNEQKKAGPVLRSAVLEDCALCQETISSSELAAKAREGQFEDPPDWVPDEVCSSCIACKAPFTVIRRKHHCRSCGKIFCSRCSSHSAPLPRYGQMKPVRVCTHCYMFHVTPFYSDKANI
- the zfyve28 gene encoding lateral signaling target protein 2 homolog isoform X2, with protein sequence MNRFRKWLYKPKRTDPQLLAQFYYADDELNQVAAELDSLDGRKDPQRCTLLVNQFRSCQDNVLNIINQIMEECIPCDRANRDFCVKFPEEIRHDNLAGQLWFGAECLAAGSIIMNREIESIAMRPLAKDLTRSLEEVRNITRDQALRDLNFYTDRMKDALRHFDSLFAEFELSYVSAMVPVKSPKEYYVQQEVIVLFCETVERALSLGYLTQDMIDDYEPALMFTIPRLAIVCGLVVYSEGPLDLDRKAEDMSELFRPFRTLLKKIRDLLQTLTEEELLMLERNLCISQDGELATGQEEATSKTPAPKQENQSSSSPANVTSNAAGDEEQKHLSLFVCPSHEEELAEVEKGWEEVESKKGEQAEDLQCEEAEEAELACSMQYDEEELEQLNMMVYRVGDEMSTLLSPPSQGQSPARRPNKGEVGGASGPSSTEVSPLRLQRGRGKTGIYLEEEDRVFFMEDLDPSGDGVPSISREVRSCVASPSKTQKSAHPLQRSPGVRSDAVCNGWLPEGPSEQPCLQPRTKCLNAMRAASRTSAPSSEALPYTNGWEMGLEGTVNETAEVIAHRMGGMKLSATVIFNPRSPSLTELAVDKMLRPSPSEIEPCGPLVATHCLLNSCVCCGSCEDAREDAITSETAGLGLGLTLRTDKHCKTTTPGAVIQSSACRLPPRSRDCFGRRELCQLSHTSARCLNQPLEEEGRAELCEKNLVVEPLPGHRNQNCGNDIVDEPSTCDSQETTETRQHPTGGLLRDKDKQGIKESKRESKEENRKGSSLQNSPVSSVSGSDCESVSVTTCSLSSSVYTPSPVSSLTPSSGTSEDLDHEDIRLALQDAKIAARNKIRSRFHSSSDLIHRLFVCISGVADQLQTNYASDLRSILKTLFEVMATNFEQGDNEQKKGPVLRSAVLEDCALCQETISSSELAAKAREGQFEDPPDWVPDEVCSSCIACKAPFTVIRRKHHCRSCGKIFCSRCSSHSAPLPRYGQMKPVRVCTHCYMFHVTPFYSDKANI